Below is a genomic region from Eupeodes corollae chromosome 1, idEupCoro1.1, whole genome shotgun sequence.
CGCTCCTCACTCTTTTAAACGATTTGTCGTGTGAGTCTGCAGCTCGTCCGCTGGCTCAGCACGATCTCCAAACGGGATATAGCCAGGGGCGAACGCATGGGGGGGTTTTGGGGGTTACAACCCCCTCCGAAATATCAGAATATGTGCAGTAAACAAATATCCATTATTGTTCAACAgaaatgatacaaaattaatttttcaaactatgttaaacgaaaaatttgtataaatttgctacaatttcaaaattcaatcaagCAATCTACGGGAAATTTGAAAatgcgaaaacaaaaaaaagagaactgtgaaaatagaaaaaaaatatacatgcaTAATGCatatgaaaattaagttttagctttgaagtcaaagtcaaactgtTTTGTGAATCGTGAAAGCAAGtcattttttagcattttttgatatttggatctgatttgtatttagtttttgaaaacttagagTAAAATGAGGAAAAATAATATTCTGAAGTTTTTTAAACAGACAGTAAACACAAATGCTACAAGTGCAACAATTACGAATGCTGACGAAAAAAGTCCCcccacaaaaaagcaaaaactagAGGTGTCACAGAACAGTGAAAACCGAAATGTAAGTTATTATATTGCAGTATACAGCTGCTGTAAAAACAATAGcaccaaaaacatatttgaaaaaatagcaCCACTACtacatttcttaacaaaaaattattactttaaaaaacatgaaaaaacaatcaacaaaattgtattctaaatagtgtgttgaaataaaattaatacttcGTGACAAAGTTTTTGTTGGCTATTACCAACTCACATCACCTGGTCATCGATCCATATCCTGGAATGTTCTATAGCGAAATATTTTCCAGGAGACCTTTATTACGTCCCACAGTGCTTCGTTGCTAGTTGGTTTCATTTCTGAAACTGCTTTGTATAAGTCAGCCCACCACATTCTCAATTGGATTGAGATTAGGCGAATGGACTGGCCACTTTTTCACATTTATTGTATGGAgttgaaaccaaacaaatagCCTTCTTGCTCATATTTTTGGGTCTTTAACCTCTTGGAAGACCGACAAAAGCGGAATTTCTTGATCTTCATAGGATagcataatgtttttgaaaatgtcaatatAAACGTGTTGATCCAACATTGGTTCAAAGTCATAATAGGAGAAGCAAGCCCAAACCATTATGCTTTATCCTCCATGACCTACCATTTTGAGAGTGAATTTTGAGTTGTTCTCCGCGTGATCATTTTCCTCcaagcaaaacaattttgctttcGTCCGTCCTTAAAAATTACGCCATGTTTCTTATGGTGAAAAATGTATTAGTGGTACTATTTTTGTTACCGGCACTGTACGTACACTCTGACTGTATTTAAGACACACAATATTGAGTTTGTATTTAAAGTAGAACAAGTACTGAGCAAAAGctatatttgtttgtaagatattaTACTGGTATACagtgataacaaaaaaaaaaaacaaagcgacTTCAATTGGAAAGATAGATAAGTAAGttgattagttttgttaaacagacttttagccgaaaacaaatttttaccaatttaagtagcatttttaaaaattttacaagttggatgaatgaaattgatttgagagatatcaagaaccgaacatcaatttttaccaaatttgcgtactatttcttgtagattttatttttttatgaaaaacggactgttggatttttatacaaaaaactactgaatatcgaaaacaatattttctgtgaaatacaaaaagtttgaagacaatatttttaatttttgaaaaggtatttgagtcgaaagtaaaagtatagtttttattgttttttgttaggtttttagtttttgtaaaaaaaactgaaagtacTCATACGCCGTAGTGTGTGTGTCATCATCATTATAAtcatcaattaaattcaaataaatcagattgcaatttgacaaaatctgtgttacattattattttgtagtaGGAACCATCAAAGAGGTTGTTAATTTGTTCAGAATTTCAAACAAAGCagctacaattttaaaagaccGCTTCCTGtccaaaagcaaaacaaacacggcttttaaaattttgcgaaacgCGTTGGGTTGAGCATTTAAACTCCTTTAGTTTGTTTTATGACGTTTATGAGCATATCTACTGTTCGTTAGAGATCCTggatgaacaaaatttgaaaagtgataGAGTCAAACCTCAAACTTTACTAACAGCAATACAAAATGCTCAATTTATTGTTTCCTTAACagtgataaagccaatttttagCCTTTTTAAGAATCTTAGTgagtttctccaaaaaaaagatTGCGATCTCAGCAGCTGCGTAGAATATGCCAACCGTCCTTACGAAAAAATTGTCGAAATGCGACATAATTCCGAAACAAGATTTGGTAGCATATTTACAGAAGCTAAGGAATTGGCTGACAAAATGGGCTTACAATTGGTATTCCCACGAATTATTGCCAAATAGACAAAACGAGACAATTATGCGGGTGGTCCGGAAGTATATTTTAGACAGACCGCTATGTTCCTTTTTTGGACCATTTGTTGGTTCAGTTAAAATGTCGGTTTCTCGACCATCGTGAATCAAtttccaaaattcaaaatattttaccagAAAAATGTTGCAAACTCCATGAAGAAGACATGAAAAGAACTGTTGAAGTATTTACTCATGAATGACCATCTACAAAGAAATAGACATCGATTATGAGGATGTACTAAACATTATGGCAAAAGTACCAAGGCGCTTGGATTTCACTTTGTAAATATTCTGTATATATCtaaccaaaaatgtatgatatGTAGATAactacatacgagtatgtatgtgtatatttttaatttttattcaaacatgtttattagtacctacatatataaaatagtgccaaaaaaccaaaaaaaaacacttgaaatttaaaataaaaaaaataatataacatatatttattgaaaCCCCCCCCCCCCGAAATTTTTTTCTGCGTTCGCCCCTGGGATATAAATACACATTTGTCATCCTTTAAGGGCTACTCTCATGACCCTCGAGGACAACGGGctgaaaatgaaattataagATATGGGAGAGGTTGGGATGGAGGGGAAGACACACAACGAGAATAAACCATGGCGCAAATACATAGTCCGAAACGATTTTAAGAATCATGTAACGGATGatttttgttgcggtaaatcGAACcggaacaaaattgtattttactgaatattaatttataatttgttgaaaaaacttaactttttatttaatgcaaatatgtaatataaaatagtcggaaaatattatgttaaggaaaagggtttgtgtatttgaatgaacttatcgaatacacaccgTTTGTTGTCGTTAAGCTAGTTTCCAGGTATTTCCTTTGTATATACAAAGGCGCGAATCATCCCAAAACACatctcatcctaggacaactcatcccggaattgaaaaatatttgtaagcatacttaacgaaaacaattgtttgtgtattcaactagttcgttcaaagctttttcctttggatagttttattttaatttcatattagaagaaccaggatggaaagtaaattatctgaagataagaaagaggaagaatatgtatgttaaaattgtaaagcgatcgcctatgggttgtgtagttaggtatgTGTCTAAaatgaataaagaatagttcattggcggcTCAGCTTtttgcagatagatagataaaggcATGttcatgatgataatgaaggaatgttattgctaggtagaaggtacttactacaatccaatcacattccttctttcctacaagttttcagcgcaaacatggagttattacgtccagtttattatttcgtttcacgaacaggtacaagaaattgctattcatgtgttgtttacagtcaggttCTTGTGCGTTTTGTAGTTGTAGAGGATGTATATATGTGTTACCTATACacataggtataatgtgtatacgtcgACCAAGtaattctaatagaaaatacatatactctttctggcccgtttaaCATGTACTAAGCATAAATgccgttttataaatcaaaaaaccctgggtttaaacatttttttttttcgaaaatcgttagagcggtttttattaaattagttttttacaaataaaatttttcaattttgatttaaaaatattattattgttaagtGATTGTAAAcatacgctctacatttgaattttgtacaaaaatgttgacccgtttttaatattatagaactttgaaaaaaaaaatcaatatttcttaaatccaaaaaatgtGCAATTTTGCAATAATCAAATAGAAGTCTCCAGTCTAGTTCTTTACTGAAGACGAAGAACAACCGTACCTCACGATAAGATGTCACTGATTTTAAGAGTTCATTGatcctagaaagataaccacgTTTCATCGTCCATAAAAGAATCACATAATTTATACCCCAATTCAAAGTAGGTCATCTATGTGAGGTTAAGTAAATAGTGAAGACTCCATTGAACTTGGGACATATGTTGTTCGATTTAAGATGTTTCTACTTAGCAGTTATCTATCTTAATAGTTCACAATTTATTACATAGATTCACTAacataatttgttttcctttttccaGAATAAATCCAGTAACACTAGAAACCGAAGGTCGGGTTTTCCTTAACGACTATATTGGAGTCGTCAGTCATACATCCCATCCACATGTCTTGGCCGACAAAACGGTTTACAATTTAGGTTTGTCAGCTGGTCGTTCCGGTCCTGCGTATAATATTATATGTTTTCCCGCTGGTGATTCTATGTTCCAAGACGCTTATATCGTCGCATCGGTGCCCTGTCGTTGGCTCCTGAATCCCGGTTATATGCACACATTTGGTAAAGACGACAAATACTTATGAATAAATATAGAATAtttaagacttttatttttattttgattttttaggaataacagaaaactatttcatcgtaGTTGAACAACCCCTATCCATATCCCTCTCGGAGTTTGTGAGATCCCACCTAAATAGTCAAAACTTCTCGTCCTGCCTCAAATGGTTCGATAACAAATGCACGCATTTCTATTTATTAAGTCGCAAAACTGGCAAACTCATGTACACTTTTCGGTCGGAGGCCTTCTTCTACCTTCACATCATAAATCAATACGAGGAGGACAACCATGTAGTTATCGACATTTGCTGCTACAAGGATCCATCCATGATCAATTGTATGTACCTGGATAGCATGATGAATATGCAAACGAATCCCAACTATGCGGCAATGTTTCGTGGTCGCCCACTTAGATTCGTCCTCCCTCTCAATGGAACTGCTAGTCAACGTCGGGGATTTACAAAGTCATTCTCGCTGGGAGGCATCAGTTCTAGATTACAACAAACCAAAGCACAAGGCCAGTTTAAACGATCAGAGTCACAATATGATGATATCACTCACTTTCCCACGAACAACTGCGAGTCCATTATGACTGAATCCCAACGGATTAACGAGTTCAAATATGAGTGCTTGGTGAATTTGGTCAAGCTTCCAGATACCAAAGCAGAAGCTTATGAGATGCCAGATAAAACTATCATGGTCAGACCGGAGCTGCTCTGCGATCTGGGATGTGAGACTCCAAGAATAAACTACGAGTTGTACCTAGGTCAGAAGTATCGATATTTTTACGCAATAAGTTCAGATGTTGATTACGAAAATCCTGGAACAGtaagtttcaattttatatgtttttgaataactACAAATGTTCTTCCCTATGTTTTAAAAGCTGATAAAGGTGGATGTTATAACGAAAACTTCAAAGAAATGGTGTGAGAAAAACTGCTACCCTAGTGAACCTATTTTTGTTCCTACACCTGGATCTCAAGTAATGTTAACAAACTCACAAAACTATCTTTTATATTTCTACTGaagcataattttgtttttttttcttaaaggatGAAGATGATGGCGTTGTGCTGGCAGCTATGGTATGGGGAGGCGTTAATGACAACCATGTTGGTTTACTAGTACTGTGTGCCAAGACTTGGACAGAGATGGGACGATGTGAATTCCATTCGAGTGGTCCAGTTCCTAAATGTTTGCATGGATGGTTCGCGCCAAAtactgtttgattttaatattcaaatttgatctgtttacaaaaaaagaacaaagtaCACTCTCGaataataaaacttcatttttattgttaagctttaaagtttactttaaattttattactaaaatgattaatactaaaaaaaactaagattaCTTGAATTTTCTTGACTTTAACTTGAAAATAACACCAATGTCAAGACATATTTCTATGTCCACTAACTTGAGAAGAATCCCCTTTATTAATGGGGAAAGAACAGGGCCATATgaataaaaactgttttgggAATTTTAAATTCCTTACGTTAGTAAAGTCCCATCACTCTAAGTAACCAAGGTTTCTGTGCAAAATTTTCAGAGAATTGTTcagtttatgttttatttataggaTCTcagagatttccatgtcctcaGAAATTTAAACTTTCACTTTTCCTGTGAGAAATCTAAGAActaaactttaattattttatttctcaagaaTTCACAAGTACATTTTGACCTAAGGGACATATGTACAGACATGGACTttaaaatagacacagagaCAGTTGCAAAcagtaaaaccaaattaaaacaataacataCATGGGAATTAGTTTTaaccgttatcaaaaaaaaggtagactttcttatgcaaaataacacggatttttaacttcccataggaagttattgaaatgggtccgatttgtcaaattgaaatttttgacatttcttgacgtttcaaggtccctagagtcgatataaaagatttttagaaatatgcctgtgcgtgcgtgtggacgtacgttcgcgacgtttttttcgtcatccatagctcaagaaacagaagagatatcgacttcaattaaattttgttatacagataataaggcagaaagatgcaggaagggctctcaagaaaattgcgtgtgtgttttttttaccatagcagtttaaaaaagaggctggaatgcgacccacactgatttgtcttgcttaaaagtttgtagtttttacaaattttagtaacatttcttaaatttttacaaattagatgaattaaatgaattttagagatatcaagacctgaacatcaatttttaccaaattttgcgttctatttcttgaagattttatttgttttatgaaaaaacggactgttggatttttataaaaaaaactcttgaatatcgaaaacaatattttctgtgaaataaaataagttagaagacaatatttttaatttttaaaaagttatttaaatcgaaagtacatttttaccaagttttagtattgtttttttgtttttattttttataaaaaatactgtcaattcgatttttctcaaaatttttccgaatgttgaaaacaatattttttataagataaaataaataaattgcaatagGTTCACtcgtgatctcatggttcatcttaccgaacagtggagcaaatctttacatcgctttgaagAGAGTTAGATTCCTGCACTTGATATTCCAAAAGCATTTTATAGTAATTGGCATTAGGCTCTcatattgaaaatgcgtgctttcggttttcatgaatctctccttcattggattataAATTACCATGcgaaaaaaccacaaaataaatgctggtgtgcccaggctctgcaacttctaatccaataaattgtttcgctgacgataatactcttggcttttcatattcattttcagaatcacatccctcttcttcggatgtggaactgcaatgacaaaatatgataagttcattaaattctaatcttAACATCATTGTATAATGGGGATTAAAacaaaccgcgtggaatttaatacttcgaaaaaccaatgctgtcttgtatcgttaaagcgatatATACCCCAttattgccattatccatggatggcacttgcatcgaggagactgaacatctcgatattgtaggtatgtgtaccaccaaccacctcttgcgAAATGATCACATATatatgtcgccaaaaatgccgcaagatgtttgggttttcaaGAAGTTCTTCTcaccctctgatctggctgttatttacaagaattATTAAGAGTAAAACTCCCATatctggtgctcctgcaacttacttaagtttcctgtctcaccctcttttaccgttatttttacgGTTTATGCTCTAAATAAATAGGCAGCTGCactcctccccttaaacaagaAAAGACACACGGATCAAGTTCTTCGTCCAGCTCCTCCAACATGTATTTGAATGCTgccgaaagttttttttaaatctgcaaatgaatttaaattataaaatatgtaggtactgataaaataaaaatgttactaaCACTTTGTCATCGAGTTCGAATGGATTGAACGCATCTCTCAAAATCTTGcgttgtaattttaatttccgTCTTCTTTGGGTATTTTccgaatttatttcaaaaattgcaatTGCTATCGAATCcatttttgattaacaaaacaattatcCAACATCAAAAtactaacaacaaaaattgaaatcgatTGAAAGGATTGCTGTGAGGCAATGCTGTTTTGATTTCGTTCGGGGCTGATGAAGTGAATTtattcgtattcgtagcgtAACAAAGCATTCGGAACTTTGCTACGAGGGACTCTGTGATAGGGGTGAATATTTCCTTCTGTAACCGTATCACTATCACTATACCACAATTCGATTCCACTCATTAAAacgattaaaaactaaaaaaaagaataaacaatgggcaggttcagacaaaataaggaacttcatttgcagtcaacttcattctgtgaacgtacattttaaccaaggcaactagttagtttttgtaagtgtcattaattttaaattcagaactttacttcacaaacctttaCTTGAAGTTGATTGTACAAAATCTACGAAAAACCTTagtgtctacaaaacactcctcagatGTATTACTTACTTATTATTTCTATATATACGTATTTACCTGCCAAATCGacctttttacagaaaatattaaatgaaattgtgcagaaaataaataaatcataaagtaattaagttcagctttcagctGCAAGAAAAgatatgatcaactgtcattttgacaaaagtCACTTgattagggagatttttcttaactaacAGGGCATTGTTTAATAGGTTTGGTTACACTTTAGCAAATATGAAATCTGTGTGTTCGCAGCTAAAGAAAAATGCGCAAGCAAGACTCGCGTCATCTACAGGagcttaagcctagtacatactttctagtgaagtgaacgttcgccagtgcagaaagtgaacttttgacattgctcactggtacacacttgtgagtacacgttgtgaacatcgTCAACTTCATCAGTTGAATCTTCAAATAGGTATTCTATTTCATATAAcaccattttaactttttttagaacaacgcGCAAGCAgccacaaactttaaaatgtggAAACCAAATGtaaaagcttcaccaacagttcccgtacattttgcacgtgaattgcccgtgaacgaaaactctccactttgttctacACTCAgcttcacgggtgaaccaaaaactgaaatttgtatgggttcacgagtatgtactaggctttaaagaTGCACTGAACATTGGAACTGATACAGGTTCTTTACTTTATGGCCCAGGAATCGACGATTCgatgttaattttattacacTGAAAAcgtaaaatgtgttttttttcgaaattgtcTTTAAAAAGTTGGTTgtcaaaagttttcgaaaactattAAACCGATCTTAATGAAATTCAACACATGTCTTTGTGATACAATTCAATTGAACTTGGACGAAATATTTTCCTCTTTTACAATtacaactatttaaaaaaagctagtTTACCTATGGTCTTTactaaaacacacatttttgaaatgacTTTACAATGGCGGATTTTTTAATACTTTGCATTgaaaatttcagaaatataatatttaacaaattaaaaagtttctataaaatattttattttatgtataaaaactaaatttgtaaaaagattTTTTCCCTTATAGTAAATCCATGTAATTAGTGTGATATTCAATGGaaggttttgttttcaaaaatgaaataaaaaatctaaaatcgaTCTAAAAGTTACAGAGTAACAGATTTTAAAgcatgaaaagttaaaaaaaaaacaacagttttttgacgataaattaaaattgtaaggATCAGATAAATAGAGAAGAGTGTGAAATAAATCTTCCATTGtacattttctgttaaatttccTCGTGTGGTGTTCTCTATATTTTCTCAAATCCTTATTTCTTGCTCCGAGCGCTTCTTCGGACATCATCCCGATTGCCATGGAACAGGACTGAATAACTTCATGAGAATGAATCAACAGTTTTTGAACGCTTGCTGGCATTGGATACCAGGCATATAAATTAACGTATAACTCAGCGGTCTCTCGGGTATATGTAAGTCCAAAAACGTTCgatattaattgaaaatccACTGGAAATAGACTGAACAATGTTCATcagtttgataaataaatatagaagaCTGTGCgactttttattgaataaataaaataaagtttgaagaaCTAAAAAACACTATTTAGCTGATATAAAATACATCTACGTTTAAGTACATTTGGGAAGATGCAAGCTGTACATTTGAGATAAACTGTCTGAAATTATATCACAGTTTTCATGTTTCCTTCTTTTCAGTAAAATATGAAGCTTGAGCTTTtgttagagaaaatttaattattatttattatattacgAAGTTTagtaaatgaagtaaaatagaagAGTGATTTGGATGAGTTTATCCTTACCTGTCGGTACTTTTCCATTGGCTGTATGtaatttcatcaatttcatgATTATCAAGTAATAATTTCCATTTATTAACAACGTTATCAGTTCCTGGGCATTTAGTACAGTTAGAAAAATAGCATAATGATGTTGATTCTTGGCAAACCGagcttttaattaaatcattAGAAGTTTCTGATAAAACTGTGCCctgtttttttagttaatttattaattcgTTCAACTgtagtttaatattttgatgaattttacATACACACACATTATGAGTACCACTCTTGCCAGCAGATAAACATTCGCGTAGACGGAGACTTTGAAACTTTCTCGTCGGGAAAAGCTTCTgcgaattttttatttaactcatgaatattaaataattaaaagcgtttttgttaatgaattttaattccGTTTTCTATCACAGATTTATAATCTTCAATTCCAGGCATTATGCGACTAGCATCATCcaacaaataaaaagctttaaagCGCTcgattgtttcattttttagagtctttccttttttaattgtgGGCTGTAAAGCGAATTCCCTTTCTTCCCagatttttttgagggtttaacCATTCCTTTAGAAACTAAATTCTCTCCTTATCGTTTTTTTTGACCAATGTGAAGGAAGTGTGGCCAAAACTTGAATTTTCTCAGCTCTACAATTTTCACTATTTGTTGTTGTCGACAGGGTCACATCGGAAAGAAGGgtctttttttcattatcttcaatattataattcattcattcattcgaTGACTCAGGCTCATAGAcatcaaaacaattattaacaGATAATTCACCAGCATTTATTCACGCGACCCATGATGAACCAAAACACAATTTATCAATAATTATactttttaacagaaatttgaTAGAAACTTAGGGGAGATCTGCTTAAGATGACATACTTTTTCTATAAagctgaaaatagaaaaatctaagaccaaagcaattaaaataaagtcaattaagtttatttatttatttataacaaaaaaaaaacttaaaattatagaattcaAACATGTATTACTATTTTTAGAAAACAGCTTATTGCAGTAAATGCAAGACACATCGTCATCATCTTCTGAAAAGTCCTGCGAAACATCATCGTCTTGTTTTGTTACTTTTCGAGCTCTAAGACTCTTccgattttctttttcattttttgcctGGACCTGAGCTTTAACTTCACTCATATATGGGCTTAAAGTGAGAACTTAAGATCCTGTAGCTGTAGCCTTCCTTTTTTTCTGGCACTTCCTGTCGAAATAGATTTTGGCAATGGCGTAATAGACTTTAGCATCTGTTCAACGAACGGATAAGATGACAATGTTGTAGGACTTGAAACTTGCAACTTCATCCATGTTTAATTCATTTTCTGTTACATCGCTAGGCAAAAACAAATGATCGGGGAAAATGTTCGGGTTGAATGGATAAATTCCACATTTTTCAAAGCCACTTGTAATGTTGCCCACTGAAGCAGCGCATCCATATGCCTTACCAAACAAAGCGCTAATTTGGTAGAGGCCAACTGTTCTGCCGGGGTGGTTTTTAAGCCATGTTGTCAATTCCCGATTATGGTAACTGTCAAGTGGACCAAAAAATGATACGTCCAGAGGCTGAATTCTATGTGTGCAATGAGGCGGCAAGCACAACATGACAACACCATTTGCTTTGGCATATTCCAATGCCTGGAGATTTTTTTGGTTTCAATGGCCATCAAGAATAAGGAGAACTTTATTTTGAAGGCTGCAATCAGTGAACTTCACAAAATGTTCCATCCACTTGCAAAATAGTTCACCCACCATATATCCGCTTTCATAGCACAGCTCTAGTGATCCAGCTGGTGCACCATCAAATTATTCCAGTTTGTGATTTTTACGAGGGAATATCAAAGCTGGAGGAACAAGGTTTCCAGTTGCACCTGCGCAGACTACGACAGTGGCATGTTGGCTTCTTTTGGAGCTGGTTAAGGcaccaacttgttttttttcccTTGAGCGCAAAGATTTTGGGTGGCTTTTGAACTGTGCTTAGTCCAGATTCATCCATATTATATATTCGTTGGGGCGG
It encodes:
- the LOC129940687 gene encoding carotenoid isomerooxygenase isoform X1 — its product is MISNIISKINIQRIKRIRNKMGDGVLKSFIRDVFAVKYDASQNDPESERIDGSGRCFPNCASDVWLRSCKEEVIEPIQGQVKGTIPTWLNGSLLRNGPGNWKVGDMTFQHLFDCSALLHRFAIKNGTVTYQNRFIQTETLKKNTQAQRIIVTEFGTASVPDPCHSIFDKVSAMFRSDVASDNTMISIYPFGDEYYTFTEAPFIHRINPVTLETEGRVFLNDYIGVVSHTSHPHVLADKTVYNLGLSAGRSGPAYNIICFPAGDSMFQDAYIVASVPCRWLLNPGYMHTFGITENYFIVVEQPLSISLSEFVRSHLNSQNFSSCLKWFDNKCTHFYLLSRKTGKLMYTFRSEAFFYLHIINQYEEDNHVVIDICCYKDPSMINCMYLDSMMNMQTNPNYAAMFRGRPLRFVLPLNGTASQRRGFTKSFSLGGISSRLQQTKAQGQFKRSESQYDDITHFPTNNCESIMTESQRINEFKYECLVNLVKLPDTKAEAYEMPDKTIMVRPELLCDLGCETPRINYELYLGQKYRYFYAISSDVDYENPGTLIKVDVITKTSKKWCEKNCYPSEPIFVPTPGSQDEDDGVVLAAMVWGGVNDNHVGLLVLCAKTWTEMGRCEFHSSGPVPKCLHGWFAPNTV
- the LOC129940687 gene encoding carotenoid isomerooxygenase isoform X2; translation: MTFQHLFDCSALLHRFAIKNGTVTYQNRFIQTETLKKNTQAQRIIVTEFGTASVPDPCHSIFDKVSAMFRSDVASDNTMISIYPFGDEYYTFTEAPFIHRINPVTLETEGRVFLNDYIGVVSHTSHPHVLADKTVYNLGLSAGRSGPAYNIICFPAGDSMFQDAYIVASVPCRWLLNPGYMHTFGITENYFIVVEQPLSISLSEFVRSHLNSQNFSSCLKWFDNKCTHFYLLSRKTGKLMYTFRSEAFFYLHIINQYEEDNHVVIDICCYKDPSMINCMYLDSMMNMQTNPNYAAMFRGRPLRFVLPLNGTASQRRGFTKSFSLGGISSRLQQTKAQGQFKRSESQYDDITHFPTNNCESIMTESQRINEFKYECLVNLVKLPDTKAEAYEMPDKTIMVRPELLCDLGCETPRINYELYLGQKYRYFYAISSDVDYENPGTLIKVDVITKTSKKWCEKNCYPSEPIFVPTPGSQDEDDGVVLAAMVWGGVNDNHVGLLVLCAKTWTEMGRCEFHSSGPVPKCLHGWFAPNTV